From the genome of Streptacidiphilus rugosus AM-16, one region includes:
- a CDS encoding cystathionine beta-synthase yields MRYHDSIIDLVGDTPLVKLNRVTEGIAATVLAKVEYFNPGGSVKDRIAMKMIEAAEASGALKPGGTIVEPTSGNTGVGLAIVAQQKGYHCIFVCPDKVSTDKINVLRAYGAEVVVCPTAVAPEHPDSYYNVSDRLVRETPGAWKPDQYSNPNNPASHYESTGPELWQQTEGKITHFVAGVGTGGTISGTGRYLKDVSEGRVQVVGADPEGSVYSGGTGRPYLVEGVGEDFWPTAYDRDVADEIVPVSDKDSFQMTRRLAKEEGLLVGGSCGMAVVAALEVAKRLGPDDVVVVLLPDSGRGYLSKIFNDEWMRDYGFLEEGGDEAVVGDVLERKDALEHEGIPQFVHVHPDETVGEAVQILREYGVSQMPVVSPGAGHPDVMAGEVIGSIVERDLLDGLFAKRFGLEDPIGVHMSPPLPVVGSGESVSSLMTVLGRADAAVVLVQGKPQGIVTRQDLLTFMSRK; encoded by the coding sequence GTGCGGTACCACGACTCGATCATCGACCTGGTCGGCGACACCCCCCTGGTCAAGCTCAACAGGGTGACCGAAGGCATCGCCGCCACGGTCCTGGCCAAGGTGGAGTACTTCAACCCCGGCGGCTCGGTGAAGGACCGGATCGCCATGAAGATGATCGAGGCCGCCGAGGCCTCGGGGGCGCTCAAGCCCGGGGGGACGATCGTCGAGCCCACCTCCGGCAACACCGGCGTCGGCCTGGCGATCGTGGCGCAGCAGAAGGGCTACCACTGCATCTTCGTCTGCCCGGACAAGGTCTCCACGGACAAGATCAACGTGCTGCGCGCCTACGGCGCCGAGGTCGTGGTCTGCCCGACCGCGGTCGCGCCCGAGCACCCCGACTCGTACTACAACGTCTCCGACCGCCTGGTCAGGGAGACCCCGGGTGCCTGGAAGCCGGACCAGTACTCGAACCCGAACAACCCGGCCTCGCACTACGAGTCGACCGGCCCCGAGCTGTGGCAGCAGACCGAGGGGAAGATCACCCACTTCGTCGCCGGCGTCGGCACGGGCGGAACCATCTCCGGCACCGGCCGCTATCTGAAGGACGTCTCCGAGGGCCGGGTCCAGGTCGTCGGCGCCGACCCCGAGGGCTCGGTCTACTCCGGCGGTACCGGCCGCCCGTACCTGGTCGAGGGTGTGGGCGAGGACTTCTGGCCGACCGCCTACGACCGCGACGTCGCCGACGAGATCGTGCCGGTCTCCGACAAGGACTCCTTCCAGATGACCCGCCGCCTCGCGAAGGAGGAGGGCCTGCTGGTCGGCGGCTCCTGCGGGATGGCGGTCGTCGCGGCGCTGGAGGTGGCCAAGCGTCTCGGCCCCGACGACGTCGTGGTGGTGCTGCTGCCCGACTCCGGCCGCGGCTACCTGAGCAAGATCTTCAACGACGAGTGGATGCGCGACTACGGCTTCCTGGAGGAGGGCGGCGACGAGGCGGTCGTCGGCGACGTCCTGGAGCGCAAGGACGCCCTGGAGCACGAGGGCATCCCGCAGTTCGTCCACGTGCACCCGGACGAGACGGTCGGCGAGGCGGTGCAGATCCTGCGCGAGTACGGCGTCTCGCAGATGCCGGTGGTCTCCCCGGGCGCCGGACACCCGGACGTGATGGCCGGCGAGGTGATCGGCTCCATCGTCGAGCGCGACCTGCTGGACGGCCTCTTCGCCAAGCGCTTCGGTCTGGAGGACCCGATCGGCGTACACATGTCGCCGCCGCTGCCGGTCGTCGGCTCCGGAGAGTCCGTCAGCAGCCTGATGACGGTGCTGGGTCGGGCGGACGCCGCGGTCGTGCTGGTCCAGGGCAAGCCTCAGGGCATCGTCACCCGTCAGGACCTGCTCACCTTCATGTCCCGCAAGTAG
- a CDS encoding SGNH/GDSL hydrolase family protein, producing MSRARVARRIAAAAAYGGGGIGLLGVGLVGVLLAEAKIAEHQLDTLKGEPPRADGRYGTAFAAADAEPLRFAILGDSTAAGFGVDRGRETPGALLAGGIASVAERPVDLICVAANGATSKDLPRQVDGLLAQTGSPGPELALIMIGANDVTQMTKPAVSVRLLGDALKRLRAAGVEVVVGTCPDLGTIEPVRPPLRWLARRASRQLAAAQSIAVVEAGARSVSLGDLLGPEFRGRHEMFASDRYHPSAQGYATAAMAMLPTLCAALGVWPEIPVGHRTEGLHSLAKAAAVAASHGGTEVAPAGHWAQLLRRARRPLSSVGAHAAAAAPDSVEASMEASVQAAVSTSDSSHGRGADGAATWE from the coding sequence ATGTCACGAGCACGTGTTGCCCGGCGCATCGCCGCGGCTGCCGCGTACGGGGGCGGCGGGATCGGCCTGCTCGGAGTGGGGCTGGTCGGCGTCCTGCTGGCCGAGGCGAAGATCGCCGAGCACCAGCTGGACACCTTGAAGGGCGAGCCGCCCCGCGCCGACGGCCGTTACGGCACGGCCTTCGCCGCCGCGGACGCGGAGCCGTTGCGCTTCGCGATCCTGGGGGACTCCACGGCGGCCGGTTTCGGCGTGGACCGGGGCCGGGAGACGCCAGGGGCCCTGCTGGCCGGCGGGATCGCCTCGGTCGCGGAACGGCCGGTGGACCTGATCTGCGTCGCCGCCAACGGCGCGACCTCGAAGGATCTGCCCCGCCAGGTCGACGGCCTGCTGGCACAGACCGGGTCGCCCGGCCCGGAGCTGGCCCTGATCATGATCGGCGCCAACGACGTCACCCAGATGACCAAGCCCGCCGTCTCGGTGCGGCTGCTCGGCGACGCGCTCAAGCGGCTCAGGGCGGCCGGGGTCGAGGTCGTCGTGGGCACCTGTCCCGACCTCGGCACCATCGAACCGGTCCGCCCGCCGCTGCGCTGGCTGGCCCGGAGGGCGAGCCGCCAGCTGGCGGCCGCCCAGTCGATCGCCGTGGTGGAGGCCGGCGCCCGGAGCGTCTCCCTGGGAGATCTGCTGGGCCCCGAGTTCCGCGGGCGCCACGAGATGTTCGCCTCCGACCGCTACCACCCCTCGGCGCAGGGCTACGCGACGGCGGCGATGGCGATGCTGCCGACGCTCTGCGCGGCGCTCGGGGTGTGGCCGGAGATCCCGGTCGGCCACCGCACCGAGGGTCTGCACTCGCTGGCCAAGGCGGCGGCCGTGGCCGCGAGCCACGGCGGCACCGAGGTCGCACCGGCCGGCCACTGGGCACAGCTGCTGCGCCGGGCGCGACGCCCCCTGAGCTCGGTGGGGGCGCACGCCGCGGCGGCCGCACCGGACTCCGTGGAGGCGTCGATGGAGGCGTCGGTGCAGGCCGCGGTGTCTACGTCAGACAGCTCACACGGGCGCGGCGCTGACGGCGCCGCTACCTGGGAGTAG
- a CDS encoding acetyl-CoA C-acetyltransferase, producing the protein MPEAVIVSAARSPIGRAGKGSLKDLRPDDLTAQIVAAALAKVPQLDPRDIDDLMLGCGLPGGEAGYNLGRVVAVQLGMDHLPGCTITRYCSSSLQTTRMALHAIKAGEGDVFISAGVETVSRFVKGSSDGLPDTRNPLFADAEARTAALAAGGGTWHDPREDDLVPDVYIAMGQTAENLAQLKGITRREQDEFGVRSQNLAEKAIADGFWEREITPVTLPDGTVVSKDDGPRAGVTLDGVSGLNPVFRPDGTVTAGNCCALNDGAAALVIMSDTKARDLGLTPLARIVSTGVSGLSPEIMGYGPVEASKQALKRAGLSVSDIDLVEINEAFAAQVIPSYRDLGIDLDRLNVNGGAIAVGHPFGMTGARITTTLINSLQWHDKQFGLETMCVGGGQGMAMVIERLS; encoded by the coding sequence ATGCCCGAAGCCGTAATCGTCAGCGCCGCCCGTTCGCCGATCGGCCGGGCCGGCAAGGGCTCGCTGAAGGATCTGCGGCCGGACGACCTGACCGCGCAGATCGTGGCCGCCGCCCTGGCCAAGGTGCCGCAGCTGGACCCGCGCGACATCGACGACCTGATGCTGGGCTGCGGCCTGCCCGGCGGCGAGGCCGGCTACAACCTGGGCCGCGTGGTGGCCGTCCAGCTCGGCATGGACCACCTCCCCGGCTGCACCATCACCCGCTACTGCTCCTCCTCGCTGCAGACCACGCGGATGGCGCTGCACGCGATCAAGGCCGGCGAGGGCGACGTCTTCATCTCGGCCGGTGTCGAGACGGTCTCCCGCTTCGTCAAGGGCAGCTCGGACGGCCTGCCGGACACCAGGAACCCGCTCTTCGCCGACGCCGAGGCGCGCACGGCGGCGCTCGCGGCGGGCGGCGGCACCTGGCACGACCCCCGCGAGGACGACCTGGTCCCCGACGTCTACATCGCCATGGGCCAGACCGCGGAGAACCTCGCCCAGCTCAAGGGGATCACCCGCCGTGAGCAGGACGAGTTCGGCGTCCGCAGCCAGAACCTGGCCGAGAAGGCCATCGCGGACGGCTTCTGGGAGCGCGAGATCACCCCGGTGACGCTGCCGGACGGCACGGTCGTCTCCAAGGACGACGGCCCCCGCGCGGGCGTCACGCTGGACGGCGTCTCCGGCCTGAACCCGGTCTTCCGCCCCGACGGCACGGTCACCGCGGGCAACTGCTGCGCGCTGAACGACGGCGCGGCGGCGCTGGTCATCATGTCCGACACCAAGGCCCGCGACCTCGGCCTGACGCCGCTGGCCCGGATCGTCTCCACCGGCGTCTCCGGCCTCTCCCCCGAGATCATGGGCTACGGCCCGGTCGAGGCGTCGAAGCAGGCCCTCAAGCGGGCCGGCCTCTCGGTCTCCGACATCGACCTGGTCGAGATCAACGAGGCCTTCGCGGCTCAGGTCATCCCCTCCTACCGGGACCTGGGCATCGACCTCGACCGCCTGAACGTCAACGGCGGCGCGATCGCCGTCGGCCACCCCTTCGGCATGACCGGCGCCCGCATCACCACGACGCTGATCAACTCGCTGCAGTGGCACGACAAGCAGTTCGGCCTGGAGACCATGTGCGTGGGCGGCGGCCAGGGCATGGCGATGGTCATCGAGCGACTGAGCTGA
- a CDS encoding DUF4287 domain-containing protein, producing the protein MYSAETHQNLISRIPGVTGRTIEDWLHAVAEGPGLLRCEDKIDWLRREYEISYGYAKAIVHEYDLRRAAARM; encoded by the coding sequence ATGTACTCCGCAGAGACCCATCAGAACCTGATCTCCCGCATCCCCGGCGTGACCGGCCGAACCATCGAGGACTGGCTCCACGCGGTCGCCGAGGGCCCCGGCCTCCTCCGCTGCGAAGACAAGATCGACTGGCTTCGGCGTGAGTACGAGATCTCGTACGGGTACGCCAAGGCGATCGTCCACGAGTACGACCTCCGCCGCGCCGCCGCGCGCATGTAG
- a CDS encoding ABC transporter ATP-binding protein → MTTTALRTAAARASDLSKVYGSGDTRVTALDHVSVDFYRGEFTAIMGPSGSGKSTLMHCMAGLDSVSSGSARIGDTELGGLKDKQLTKLRRDQIGFVFQAFNLLPTLTALENITLPMDIAGRKPDKVWLDQVIATVGLADRLGHRPSQLSGGQQQRVACARALASRPEIVFADEPTGNLDSRSGAEILGFLRNSVRELGQTIVMVTHDPVAASYADRVVFLADGRIVDELQAPTADSVLDRMRRFDAKGRTS, encoded by the coding sequence GTGACGACCACTGCCCTGCGCACCGCCGCAGCCCGGGCCTCGGACCTGTCCAAGGTCTACGGCTCCGGCGACACCCGCGTCACCGCACTGGACCACGTCTCGGTGGACTTCTACCGCGGCGAGTTCACCGCCATCATGGGCCCCTCGGGCTCCGGCAAGTCCACGCTGATGCACTGCATGGCCGGACTCGACTCGGTCTCCTCCGGCTCCGCCAGGATCGGTGACACGGAGCTCGGCGGGCTGAAGGACAAGCAGCTCACCAAGCTGCGCCGGGACCAGATCGGTTTTGTCTTCCAGGCGTTCAACCTGCTGCCCACCCTGACGGCGCTCGAGAACATCACGCTGCCCATGGACATCGCCGGGCGCAAGCCCGACAAGGTCTGGCTCGACCAGGTCATCGCCACGGTCGGCCTGGCCGACCGGCTGGGCCACCGCCCGAGCCAGCTCTCCGGCGGCCAGCAGCAGCGCGTCGCCTGCGCCCGCGCGCTCGCCTCCCGACCGGAGATCGTCTTCGCCGACGAGCCCACCGGCAACCTCGACTCCCGCTCCGGCGCGGAGATCCTCGGCTTCCTGCGCAACTCCGTTCGCGAGCTCGGCCAGACGATCGTGATGGTCACTCACGACCCTGTCGCCGCCTCCTACGCGGACCGGGTCGTCTTCCTCGCCGACGGCAGGATCGTCGACGAGCTGCAGGCCCCCACCGCCGACAGCGTTCTGGACCGCATGCGTCGTTTCGACGCCAAGGGCCGGACCAGCTGA